The proteins below come from a single bacterium genomic window:
- a CDS encoding ATPase, T2SS/T4P/T4SS family: protein MGEPQRSLKGKHLIGNMLVEARLITKEGLEKAILEQKKTNEQFSRVLIRLGLIEEEALVAFLGSKFNIPYIDLSKAPIDILAVSLIRYEIAKKYLLFPYAKEDSVLKVAMVDPLNATVINELVVETGYQIKPNIASEAGVRNAIKNYYESGMDEKKIKELPKKKVEVKVVADEMNIDKIMRQGSEAPLINLVNHLLTEAVKSKASDVHIEPYEHSLRIRYRIDGVLYEVASPPKELLHPLISRIKIMSEMDISERRLPQDGRAKLRVEGREVDFRVSTLPTNFGEKSVIRILDSSNLCVDLTSLGFEPDALAIFEKNINIPHGMILVTGPTGSGKTTTLYSALRSINTPDKNIMTIEDPVEFVLGGVNQVQAKADIGFDFASGLRSFMRQDPDIILVGEIRDRETAEVAINAALTGHLVFSTLHTNDAAGAVTRLVNMGVEPFLIASTVVMVVAQRLVRKLCNCKVAYEVPGESVRGMGIDVWENVVTLYKPGGCERCVNIGYKGRAGVYEILVVNEQIKELIIHRESSHIIYKAAVDSGMITLREAAVRKVLSGATSVDEMMRITSEA from the coding sequence ATGGGTGAACCTCAAAGAAGTTTAAAAGGAAAGCATTTAATTGGAAATATGCTTGTTGAGGCAAGGCTTATTACAAAAGAGGGTCTTGAGAAGGCAATATTAGAACAAAAAAAGACAAATGAGCAATTTTCAAGGGTATTGATAAGATTAGGCTTAATAGAGGAAGAAGCCCTTGTTGCATTTTTGGGAAGCAAGTTTAATATTCCATATATTGACCTTTCAAAAGCACCAATTGACATCCTCGCTGTTTCCCTTATCAGATATGAAATAGCAAAGAAATACCTTCTCTTTCCCTATGCAAAGGAGGATTCTGTTTTAAAGGTTGCAATGGTTGACCCCTTAAATGCTACTGTTATAAATGAGCTTGTTGTAGAGACAGGCTATCAAATAAAACCAAATATTGCATCAGAGGCAGGCGTAAGAAATGCCATTAAAAATTATTATGAAAGTGGTATGGATGAAAAGAAGATAAAGGAATTGCCAAAAAAGAAGGTTGAGGTCAAGGTTGTTGCTGATGAGATGAATATAGACAAAATTATGCGTCAAGGCTCTGAGGCACCCTTAATAAACCTTGTCAATCATCTATTAACAGAGGCTGTTAAATCAAAGGCATCCGATGTCCATATTGAACCCTATGAACATTCTTTAAGGATAAGGTATAGAATAGATGGTGTCCTTTATGAGGTTGCCTCTCCACCAAAAGAGCTTCTTCATCCACTTATTTCAAGGATAAAGATTATGTCAGAGATGGATATTTCAGAGCGTAGGCTTCCTCAAGATGGAAGGGCAAAGCTTAGGGTTGAGGGAAGGGAGGTAGATTTTAGGGTTTCAACCCTTCCAACAAATTTTGGTGAGAAATCCGTGATAAGGATTTTGGATTCTTCAAATTTATGCGTTGACCTTACATCATTAGGCTTTGAACCAGATGCTTTGGCTATATTTGAAAAGAATATAAATATTCCACATGGAATGATATTGGTTACAGGTCCAACAGGAAGTGGAAAGACAACAACCCTATATTCTGCCTTAAGAAGCATAAATACACCGGATAAGAATATTATGACAATAGAAGACCCTGTTGAATTTGTTCTTGGTGGCGTTAATCAGGTTCAGGCAAAGGCCGATATTGGATTTGATTTTGCATCTGGTTTAAGGTCATTTATGAGGCAGGACCCTGATATTATCCTCGTTGGTGAGATAAGGGATAGGGAAACAGCAGAGGTTGCTATAAATGCCGCCTTAACCGGACATCTGGTTTTTTCAACCCTTCACACAAATGATGCAGCTGGTGCTGTAACAAGGCTTGTTAATATGGGCGTTGAGCCGTTTTTAATAGCTTCAACAGTAGTTATGGTTGTTGCCCAGAGGCTTGTTAGAAAGCTTTGCAATTGTAAGGTTGCCTATGAGGTTCCTGGAGAAAGCGTAAGGGGTATGGGAATAGATGTTTGGGAGAATGTTGTTACATTATATAAGCCTGGTGGATGCGAAAGGTGTGTAAATATCGGTTATAAGGGAAGGGCTGGTGTATATGAAATTCTTGTTGTAAATGAGCAGATAAAGGAGCTAATTATTCATAGAGAGTCATCACATATCATCTATAAAGCCGCTGTTGATAGTGGAATGATAACCTTAAGGGAAGCAGCTGTTAGAAAGGTTCTTTCTGGAGCTACATCAGTAGATGAGATGATGAGGATAACATCGGAAGCGTAA
- a CDS encoding FAD-dependent oxidoreductase, which yields MEIAPCVDKCPINLPIPDYIRLTNEGRFNEAYLLIAKEACIPSILGRICFHPCEDACRRGDVDEPISICNIKRFLGDTISSLPKQKVFQKERIAVIGGGPSGLSCAWHLLQLGYRVDVFEEKEQAGGMPCTTIPSWRLPPNILKKEIENLVNAGLSIKTNKRFGDDFSLDDLKKEYDAIVIACGLPLSRGIKVIDGDGVIPALKFLEAIKFEGGVSLGNKVLVIGGGNVAIDCARASLRMERDVSLICLEDYENMPCFKEEKIEAEEEGVKIFPGFGPKELVRKNGKIEQLVVMKVLELFDENKRFSPKFDEKKTRTFDVDTIIMAIGQMADWDALKKGGVTQDMLKEDGFNGLFACGDIVLGPSNVASAIASGRRTALAIHCYFKSEGQKVRKSEGREVEYNPISPISAEVLPLIAHKERVKPECLEIEQRRVSFNEIEKTYTLDNVFLEAGRCLYCGKGPEQKKETCALCLTCIRVCPLKGIKREEKRALPSLEDCQSCGICAGFCPDNAIRLPEIFLKDKYPRKVTIACFDCPSYDAIRVRCILSVGIPFFLSLIEKGVEKLAIAPCKDFCFVPCAKPFVSKMINRLSGILKEIGLGDCMCLAKQE from the coding sequence ATGGAGATCGCACCTTGTGTAGATAAGTGTCCAATTAACCTTCCTATTCCAGATTATATTAGGCTGACAAATGAGGGAAGGTTTAATGAGGCATATCTTTTAATTGCAAAAGAGGCTTGTATTCCCTCAATACTTGGAAGAATCTGCTTTCATCCCTGTGAGGATGCCTGTAGAAGAGGGGATGTTGATGAACCAATATCTATATGCAATATCAAAAGGTTTTTGGGAGATACCATCTCATCCCTTCCAAAGCAAAAGGTATTTCAAAAAGAGAGAATTGCGGTTATAGGAGGAGGTCCCTCTGGTCTTTCTTGTGCCTGGCATCTTCTTCAGCTAGGATATAGAGTGGATGTATTTGAAGAGAAAGAACAAGCTGGAGGGATGCCTTGTACTACCATTCCATCCTGGAGGCTTCCCCCGAATATTTTAAAAAAGGAGATTGAAAATCTTGTTAATGCCGGTCTTTCTATAAAAACAAATAAGAGATTTGGGGATGATTTTTCTTTGGATGACTTAAAAAAGGAATATGATGCTATTGTCATTGCTTGTGGTCTTCCTTTGAGTAGGGGAATAAAGGTAATTGATGGTGATGGTGTAATTCCTGCCCTAAAATTCCTTGAGGCAATAAAGTTTGAAGGTGGTGTTTCCCTTGGAAATAAGGTTTTGGTTATAGGTGGAGGCAATGTTGCCATTGATTGTGCAAGGGCATCTTTAAGGATGGAAAGGGATGTTTCCCTTATCTGCCTTGAGGATTATGAGAATATGCCCTGCTTTAAGGAGGAAAAAATAGAAGCAGAAGAGGAGGGAGTAAAAATTTTTCCTGGGTTTGGACCGAAGGAATTAGTAAGGAAAAATGGGAAAATAGAACAATTGGTTGTTATGAAGGTCTTGGAGCTATTTGATGAAAATAAAAGATTTTCTCCCAAATTTGATGAGAAAAAGACAAGAACATTTGATGTAGATACAATAATTATGGCTATTGGTCAGATGGCAGATTGGGATGCTTTAAAAAAGGGAGGCGTTACACAGGATATGTTGAAAGAAGATGGCTTTAATGGCTTATTTGCTTGCGGAGATATTGTTTTAGGCCCTTCAAATGTAGCTTCTGCAATTGCCTCAGGAAGAAGGACGGCTTTGGCTATTCATTGCTATTTTAAGTCAGAGGGTCAGAAGGTTAGAAAGTCAGAGGGTCGGGAGGTGGAATATAATCCAATATCGCCTATATCAGCCGAAGTATTACCCCTTATAGCTCACAAAGAAAGGGTAAAGCCAGAATGTTTAGAAATTGAGCAAAGGAGGGTTTCTTTTAATGAAATAGAGAAAACATATACATTGGATAATGTCTTTCTTGAGGCAGGTCGTTGCCTTTATTGTGGAAAAGGGCCAGAGCAGAAAAAAGAAACCTGTGCCCTCTGCCTTACCTGTATAAGGGTCTGTCCACTTAAGGGAATAAAAAGGGAAGAAAAGAGGGCATTGCCATCCTTAGAAGATTGCCAATCCTGTGGAATATGTGCAGGATTTTGTCCAGACAATGCAATAAGGCTTCCTGAAATTTTCCTAAAAGATAAATACCCAAGGAAGGTAACTATAGCTTGTTTTGATTGTCCCTCATATGATGCAATAAGGGTTCGCTGCATATTAAGCGTTGGAATTCCATTTTTCCTTTCCTTAATAGAGAAGGGTGTAGAGAAGCTTGCTATAGCACCTTGCAAAGATTTCTGTTTTGTTCCTTGTGCGAAACCATTTGTTTCTAAAATGATAAATAGGCTCTCTGGAATCTTAAAAGAGATAGGATTGGGGGATTGTATGTGTTTAGCTAAGCAGGAATAA
- a CDS encoding isoprenyl transferase: MSLPKHIAIIMDGNGRWALERNLPRIAGHREGMKAVERIIKAASDLGIKVLTLYAFSTENWKRPENEVSFLMNLFCEYIKKKIEGLMKNNVKIRTCGEIKKLPKKVLSLLEDACNKTKENKGLILNIALNYGARDEIVRACKKIAEKALKGEIKLDEIDERLISSSLDTYPLPDPDLLIRTSKEMRISNFLLWQIAYAEIWITPVFWPDFNKEHLMEAIKDYQERKRRFGGI, translated from the coding sequence ATGAGTCTCCCTAAACATATTGCTATAATTATGGATGGAAATGGGAGGTGGGCATTAGAAAGAAATCTTCCAAGGATAGCTGGACATAGGGAGGGAATGAAGGCAGTGGAGCGGATAATTAAAGCTGCATCAGACCTTGGGATTAAGGTTCTTACCCTTTATGCCTTCTCTACAGAAAATTGGAAAAGGCCAGAAAATGAGGTGTCGTTTTTGATGAATCTTTTTTGTGAGTATATAAAAAAGAAAATAGAAGGGCTGATGAAAAATAATGTTAAGATAAGAACCTGCGGCGAAATTAAAAAGCTTCCAAAAAAGGTATTAAGCCTATTAGAGGATGCTTGTAATAAAACAAAAGAAAATAAAGGGCTTATTTTGAATATTGCCTTAAATTATGGAGCAAGGGATGAGATAGTAAGGGCTTGTAAGAAGATTGCAGAAAAGGCATTAAAGGGTGAGATTAAATTAGATGAAATAGACGAAAGGCTTATCTCCTCATCCCTTGATACTTATCCATTACCTGACCCTGACCTTCTTATAAGGACAAGCAAAGAGATGAGAATAAGCAATTTTCTTCTTTGGCAGATAGCGTATGCAGAGATTTGGATAACGCCAGTTTTTTGGCCTGATTTTAATAAGGAGCATCTTATGGAGGCAATAAAGGATTATCAGGAGAGGAAAAGGAGGTTTGGAGGAATATGA
- a CDS encoding phosphatidate cytidylyltransferase: MKKFFAPLLFLPFLAYTTFIEERIFFTILIGSVILLGLFEFYNMVQKEDWWFLGLLVGILLIGSASLDYKYPFFLSFLSNSFYGAIISFFILLLLFFGIFIKRIILIITNNSIIAVIFGIFYIGWLTSHLILIRGLFNGSFYLLYLFSVVWSADGGGWLIGKHLGKHRNIFPISPNKSIEGLIGAIVSSVAISIFIGHYIGFSLLKRTLFGILFAFIGLFGDLAESIFKRNVGKKDSDSWISEYGGILDVFDSIIISAPIFYYLILLGGVV, encoded by the coding sequence ATGAAGAAATTTTTTGCACCGTTGCTTTTCCTTCCATTTTTGGCTTATACAACATTTATAGAGGAGAGGATATTTTTTACAATTTTAATAGGCTCTGTTATCCTCCTTGGGCTATTTGAATTCTACAATATGGTTCAAAAAGAGGATTGGTGGTTTTTAGGTCTTTTGGTTGGAATTCTTCTTATAGGAAGTGCCTCTTTGGATTATAAATATCCATTCTTTCTCTCTTTTCTTTCAAATTCATTCTATGGAGCCATTATTTCATTTTTCATCCTTCTTCTTCTCTTTTTTGGAATTTTTATAAAAAGGATTATTTTAATCATAACAAACAATAGCATCATTGCCGTTATCTTTGGCATTTTTTATATCGGATGGCTAACAAGCCACCTTATTCTTATAAGAGGTCTTTTCAATGGAAGTTTTTATCTTCTATATCTTTTCTCTGTTGTTTGGTCTGCTGATGGAGGTGGATGGCTCATAGGAAAGCACCTTGGAAAACACAGAAATATATTTCCCATATCTCCAAATAAATCTATTGAAGGGCTCATTGGAGCCATTGTTTCCTCTGTTGCTATCTCCATTTTTATTGGGCATTATATTGGCTTTTCTCTGCTTAAAAGAACACTCTTTGGGATATTATTTGCCTTTATTGGTCTATTTGGAGACCTTGCCGAATCAATCTTTAAGAGAAATGTTGGAAAAAAGGATTCTGATTCTTGGATATCCGAATATGGTGGAATCCTTGATGTATTTGATTCAATTATTATATCAGCCCCTATTTTTTATTACCTTATTTTATTGGGGGGCGTAGTTTAA
- a CDS encoding type IV pilus twitching motility protein PilT has product MLTMEFLVHEMVERGASDIHLVIGAPPQLRVDGVMTPIEGTERLMPDASQQLIYSVLTDEQKRRFEEENELDISFGVKDVGRIRMNVFRQRGTIGAALRGIPNEIPSFDQLGVPPVVKKIVEFPVGLVLVTGPTGTGKSTTLAAMIDYLNTNKKSHIITVEDPIEFLHRHKSCLVVQREVGADTKSFAQALKHMLRQDPDIILVGEMRDLETISAALTIAETGHLVFATLHTPDAIQSVNRIIDVYPAHQQQQVRAQLSFVLKATLSQCLIPHASGRGRVVCCEILISTPAIANLIRDGKIHQAYTIMQAGKQFGMQTMNSALVDLYRKGMITYENALIHSQDPEGFKKMVAGGATQAQTMLKAGGY; this is encoded by the coding sequence ATGCTTACAATGGAGTTTTTGGTGCATGAGATGGTTGAGAGGGGAGCCTCTGACATCCATCTTGTTATTGGTGCTCCTCCACAGCTTAGGGTTGATGGTGTAATGACACCAATTGAGGGAACCGAAAGGCTTATGCCAGATGCCTCTCAACAGCTTATATATTCTGTCCTTACAGATGAGCAAAAAAGAAGGTTTGAGGAGGAGAATGAGCTTGATATATCATTTGGTGTTAAGGATGTTGGAAGGATAAGGATGAATGTCTTTAGACAAAGGGGAACAATAGGAGCAGCTTTAAGGGGAATTCCTAATGAGATACCATCATTTGATCAGCTTGGCGTCCCTCCTGTTGTAAAAAAGATTGTAGAATTTCCCGTTGGACTTGTTCTTGTTACAGGTCCAACAGGAACAGGAAAATCAACAACATTGGCAGCTATGATTGATTATCTTAATACAAATAAGAAATCGCATATCATTACTGTTGAAGACCCAATTGAATTTTTACACCGCCATAAAAGCTGCCTTGTTGTCCAAAGGGAAGTAGGAGCTGATACAAAGTCATTTGCACAGGCTTTAAAGCATATGTTAAGACAAGACCCAGATATAATTCTTGTAGGTGAGATGAGAGACCTGGAAACAATCTCTGCCGCCCTTACAATAGCAGAAACAGGACATCTTGTTTTTGCAACCCTTCATACACCAGATGCTATTCAATCTGTAAATAGAATTATTGATGTCTATCCAGCCCATCAACAACAACAGGTTCGGGCACAGCTTTCCTTTGTCTTAAAGGCAACTCTATCTCAGTGTCTTATCCCCCATGCAAGTGGAAGGGGTAGGGTTGTTTGCTGTGAAATTCTTATTTCAACGCCAGCCATTGCAAATTTAATTAGGGATGGAAAGATTCACCAGGCATATACCATTATGCAGGCAGGAAAGCAATTTGGAATGCAGACAATGAATTCAGCATTGGTTGATCTATATAGAAAGGGAATGATTACCTATGAAAATGCCCTAATTCATTCCCAAGACCCAGAAGGTTTTAAAAAGATGGTTGCAGGAGGAGCAACCCAAGCACAGACAATGCTTAAGGCAGGAGGATATTAA
- a CDS encoding GAF domain-containing protein yields MKEDALEKEGDLEKQIALLSILYSTAVWKIQGETEDEIMRIGLDRINEVLKPEIAAILALRDGFLRIVAGTGIPKGVCEKTKIEIGVGTCGEVFLTGRPIAIPSLSKDPSFIDPFVKEVPVKSVFCYPIRIEDSIVGVVWLGFLSSHPPLKEEEWLVSLVAERLALSLQIHRLKNL; encoded by the coding sequence ATGAAAGAAGATGCATTGGAAAAAGAGGGGGATTTAGAAAAACAAATAGCCCTGCTTTCCATTCTTTATTCAACAGCTGTCTGGAAGATTCAGGGAGAAACAGAAGATGAGATTATGAGGATTGGCCTAGATAGGATAAACGAGGTTTTAAAGCCAGAGATTGCGGCAATATTGGCTTTAAGGGATGGATTTTTAAGGATTGTAGCAGGAACAGGAATTCCAAAAGGTGTCTGTGAAAAGACAAAGATAGAGATAGGCGTTGGTACCTGTGGAGAGGTATTTCTTACAGGAAGGCCTATAGCAATCCCCTCTCTTTCAAAGGACCCATCATTTATTGACCCATTTGTTAAGGAAGTGCCTGTAAAAAGTGTTTTCTGCTATCCAATAAGGATAGAGGATAGTATTGTCGGCGTTGTATGGCTTGGATTTTTATCCTCTCATCCTCCTTTGAAAGAAGAGGAATGGCTTGTTTCTTTAGTAGCTGAAAGGCTTGCATTGAGCCTGCAAATCCATAGGCTAAAGAATCTATAA
- the gspF gene encoding type II secretion system inner membrane protein GspF has product MAVFSYKARDAGGASISGKIEAANLKEALGKLRAQGLRVLSTEAQKGIGIEDLLDKINILDKPGLGDRVIFSRQLSTLINAGIPVVQCLNILVEQAKKKSFQKILTNVRRDIEGGEFISSALAKYPSCFDRLYISMVKSGEIGGVLDEVLERIATYLENIAELRRKVIGAMVYPAMILLVAVGVVTFLLVFVIPKFKEVFETFGQSLPKPTQILINISDFLVHWIWLVFLIIAIIVTIINIVINRSAKARLQWHRIILKIPLFGDLFRKIAIARFTRTLGTLVRSGVPILEALDIVAQTSGNRVVELAIIDARNAIKEGERISDPLKRSGVFPPMVVQMISVGEETGALDAMLFKAADYYDREVDATVAALSSILEPVMIVILGIVVGFIVVCMYLPIFSLPAMIK; this is encoded by the coding sequence ATGGCGGTATTTTCTTATAAGGCAAGGGATGCAGGGGGCGCTTCTATCTCTGGAAAGATAGAGGCGGCTAATCTAAAAGAGGCATTAGGAAAACTTAGAGCACAAGGCTTAAGGGTCTTATCAACAGAAGCACAAAAGGGTATTGGTATTGAAGATCTACTTGATAAGATAAATATTTTAGATAAGCCTGGTTTGGGAGATAGGGTTATTTTTTCTCGTCAGCTTTCAACCCTTATCAATGCAGGCATCCCTGTTGTTCAATGCTTAAATATCCTTGTTGAACAGGCAAAAAAGAAATCCTTTCAGAAAATCTTAACAAATGTCCGAAGGGATATTGAGGGTGGTGAATTTATATCATCTGCTTTGGCAAAGTATCCATCCTGTTTTGATAGGCTTTATATAAGTATGGTTAAATCTGGTGAGATAGGCGGTGTTTTGGATGAGGTTTTGGAAAGAATTGCAACATACCTTGAGAATATTGCAGAGCTAAGGAGAAAGGTTATAGGTGCAATGGTTTATCCAGCAATGATTCTTCTTGTTGCTGTTGGTGTTGTTACATTCCTTCTTGTATTTGTCATTCCAAAATTTAAGGAGGTATTTGAGACATTTGGACAGAGCCTTCCAAAACCAACCCAGATATTGATAAATATATCTGATTTTCTTGTTCACTGGATATGGCTTGTTTTCCTTATAATAGCTATTATTGTTACTATAATAAATATAGTCATTAATAGGTCAGCTAAAGCAAGGCTACAATGGCATCGTATTATCCTTAAAATCCCTTTATTTGGTGACCTATTTAGAAAAATAGCCATTGCTAGATTTACAAGAACATTGGGAACCCTTGTTAGATCCGGTGTTCCAATCCTTGAAGCATTGGATATTGTTGCCCAGACATCTGGAAATAGGGTTGTTGAGCTTGCTATTATTGATGCAAGGAATGCCATTAAGGAGGGAGAGAGAATTTCAGACCCATTAAAGAGATCTGGCGTATTTCCTCCGATGGTTGTTCAGATGATATCTGTAGGAGAGGAGACAGGTGCTTTGGATGCAATGCTATTTAAGGCAGCTGATTACTATGATAGGGAGGTTGATGCAACGGTTGCTGCTTTATCCTCTATACTTGAGCCAGTAATGATTGTTATACTTGGAATAGTTGTTGGATTTATTGTTGTTTGTATGTATCTTCCAATATTCAGCCTCCCTGCGATGATAAAATAA
- a CDS encoding DUF2723 domain-containing protein has product MKKALQPQIQNPKFRIPITILSFFIPFIVYLKTLSPTLTFGDAGDHVACGYILGLAHPSGYCLYTIITKLASYIPISNIAMRMGFITIVISSCAIFVLFLSLEHILKHPVPSGHPSKRGEDQYIAFSSSLIFAFSSTFWKIASYIKIYSLFVLFVSLCFYIIFIWHRQKKKKYLYLLAFIYGLAVSNHNLSATIFPSLFYLVFVTDKRAFKPKILFNLFLLFLLGFSIYLYLPIRALAKPEIDWGFPITFKAFVDYVTIAMAREKMFSSFFFKNLSEHIGVVIKQFSFLLVFVVPGFIRLFKERRLFFFILLTIIVNSYFSLSVYAKIEELVDMESYNLPTFLCTSILIGFGMKYIIEYFKKIPQFVFVLLFIISLSFNYHKSDFSRYYFAYDFGRNLLKPLPNNAILFDRIDLEVFPLWYFQCVEEVRRDVSIIPIHFLQRPWFMEKIIELHPWISSPKTMDILKTQDKIWAESREIMGMYEKTMSAIIQSNEDNLPIYYTFFRKDERIDTPYIDRIEKDGLIYRLKLGISNTVLPKNEYTFSYRGVFDKTNKDVWAREIIYSYSYYHADLGQYYLNMGKADSAIKELEMAIKFDPNNSSYMGTLGAAYGVVGRFKDACSILEKALEKEPNNEVFKEYLEMARRRL; this is encoded by the coding sequence ATGAAAAAAGCCTTACAACCCCAAATTCAGAATCCCAAATTCCGAATCCCAATTACAATTTTAAGCTTCTTTATCCCATTTATTGTCTATCTAAAAACCCTATCACCAACACTTACATTTGGTGATGCTGGAGACCATGTAGCCTGTGGATATATCCTTGGCCTTGCCCATCCATCTGGATATTGTCTATATACAATAATTACAAAGCTTGCAAGCTATATCCCAATATCAAATATTGCAATGAGGATGGGTTTTATTACCATTGTTATATCAAGCTGTGCAATCTTTGTTTTATTCTTATCTTTAGAGCATATTTTAAAACACCCCGTCCCTTCGGGACACCCCTCTAAAAGAGGGGAAGACCAATATATTGCATTTTCTTCATCCCTTATCTTTGCTTTTTCATCAACCTTCTGGAAAATAGCAAGCTATATAAAGATTTACTCCCTCTTTGTGCTTTTTGTCTCTCTATGTTTTTACATAATTTTTATTTGGCATAGACAGAAAAAGAAAAAATACCTTTATCTCCTTGCCTTTATCTATGGATTGGCTGTTTCAAACCATAACCTCTCTGCTACAATATTTCCATCATTATTTTACCTTGTCTTTGTAACAGACAAAAGGGCATTTAAACCAAAAATCCTATTTAACCTTTTTCTCTTATTCCTGCTTGGATTTTCAATATACCTTTACCTTCCCATTAGGGCATTGGCAAAGCCAGAGATTGATTGGGGATTTCCTATTACCTTCAAGGCATTTGTTGATTATGTAACAATAGCAATGGCTAGAGAGAAAATGTTTTCCTCATTCTTTTTTAAGAATCTAAGTGAGCATATTGGTGTTGTTATAAAACAATTTTCATTTTTGCTTGTTTTTGTCGTTCCTGGATTTATAAGGCTTTTTAAGGAAAGGAGGCTTTTTTTCTTTATTCTCCTTACAATTATTGTTAATTCCTATTTTAGCCTTTCTGTCTATGCAAAGATTGAAGAGCTGGTTGATATGGAATCATATAACCTTCCAACATTTCTTTGCACCTCAATTTTAATAGGCTTTGGGATGAAATATATAATTGAATATTTTAAAAAAATCCCTCAATTTGTTTTTGTTTTATTGTTTATTATTTCATTATCATTTAATTATCATAAATCAGATTTCTCAAGGTATTATTTTGCCTATGATTTTGGAAGGAATCTATTAAAGCCCCTTCCAAATAATGCTATTTTATTTGACAGGATTGACCTTGAGGTATTTCCCCTGTGGTATTTTCAATGTGTTGAGGAAGTAAGAAGGGATGTTTCTATAATTCCCATACATTTCTTACAAAGACCCTGGTTTATGGAAAAGATTATTGAATTACACCCTTGGATATCCTCTCCTAAAACAATGGATATTTTAAAGACCCAAGATAAAATTTGGGCTGAAAGTAGGGAGATAATGGGAATGTATGAAAAGACAATGAGCGCAATTATTCAAAGCAATGAGGATAATCTTCCTATTTATTACACATTCTTTAGAAAGGATGAAAGGATAGATACACCATATATTGATAGGATAGAAAAGGATGGGCTTATTTATAGGCTAAAGCTTGGAATCTCAAATACAGTTCTTCCAAAGAATGAATATACATTTTCATATAGGGGTGTTTTTGATAAAACAAACAAGGATGTCTGGGCAAGGGAGATAATTTATAGCTATTCATATTACCATGCTGACCTTGGGCAATACTATCTTAATATGGGAAAGGCAGATAGTGCAATAAAAGAGCTTGAAATGGCGATTAAGTTTGACCCAAATAATTCAAGCTATATGGGTACATTGGGTGCGGCATATGGCGTTGTTGGAAGGTTTAAAGATGCTTGCTCTATTTTAGAAAAGGCATTGGAGAAAGAACCAAATAATGAGGTCTTTAAGGAATATCTTGAAATGGCAAGGAGAAGGTTATAG
- the rimI gene encoding ribosomal protein S18-alanine N-acetyltransferase, with protein MYNDLKEVLEIENLSFEDPWTKGMFEEEMKNGSFYVAKENGKIIGYGGFSIAEDEVSLVNLAIHPLYRKKGIGSFLLGLIIKIAREEGGKKMFLEVRRKNLGAISFYKKQGFIETGIRKSYYDGGEDAIIMSCKL; from the coding sequence ATGTATAATGATTTAAAGGAGGTATTGGAGATAGAAAATCTATCATTTGAAGACCCCTGGACAAAAGGGATGTTTGAGGAAGAGATGAAAAATGGAAGTTTTTATGTAGCAAAAGAGAATGGGAAAATTATAGGATATGGTGGATTTAGCATAGCAGAAGATGAGGTATCCCTTGTTAATCTTGCTATCCATCCATTGTATAGAAAAAAGGGTATAGGCTCTTTTCTTCTTGGTCTTATTATAAAAATTGCAAGGGAGGAGGGAGGAAAAAAGATGTTCCTTGAGGTAAGGAGAAAAAATTTAGGTGCAATATCGTTCTATAAGAAGCAGGGATTTATAGAAACAGGAATAAGAAAGAGCTATTATGATGGAGGAGAGGATGCTATTATAATGTCCTGTAAGCTATGA